A region from the Streptomyces sp. 3214.6 genome encodes:
- a CDS encoding putative baseplate assembly protein, whose translation MTDCSAGRPGPAPVWNRPGLPALSYRVGVHRQFLDAMLARLPVTGEGPAPLEALTTREPDDPSIALLDAWAVVADVLTFYQERIADEGFLRTAAEHESLVRLGRLVGHRPRPALAAAAHLAYTLDPGASCVVPTGSQVKSEPEPGALPVVFETAEDLTARAEWNRLPVRATWPPALTPAVATRVPSLDVDGVQAALRPGDRLLFVYPDARLNLTRVVEGAEPDPARGRTTVVLRVPDPPRQLDQAVDALREDMEDAARRARAEGPFEELLTLLRDVRQRAEELRDPDTFAARLDRRLRRLKERLAGVGGDLDADKLAERAAARLETVQDAVRRLKDAPERAAAAGGRALLRDLADPAGRVQHAVDPLLDALGRGAGGGAGRGAPPRRTPPAVADVLGAGSDALPRLLAEHRPDVGASFYQALSTVAPPVTAPGVYRFRVTAAPLGASIPDDARVQRLLRGATPPRAEGGGPLPHDVLLLDAVHEEIQPGSWIAVRVAGRSRTRVIRVVEVGQLSVANDVDAVRVTRLALAEPWTEDCEDMTVRRATTVWAAGEPLVLAAPPDPTDVSGHAIALDGMFEGLTAGRPIVVSGQRTDVVPDGGPGVAGAELAVLAGVRHAFDGTSFDDRVRTTLLLTSPLAHRYRRDSVLVHGNVVTATAGETVTEVLGSGDAGRAGQVFSLRRGPLVWLPSVNADGGEEDLTVRVDDVAWRRTADLGEEGPADQVFRLRAGADGRAAVEFGDGRHGARPPTGTENVTARYRVGGGRAGNVAAGRINQLVSRPFGVSAVTNPLPATGGADADGRARMRQAIPLRLAAFDRLVSTVDYQSFARAFAGVGQAVAHRCVDDGRPVVHVTVVAADDAPLDASSPLLGALRSALRRYGDPALPVRVEPCERVRLVVVLGVRTAAGHLPEKVEQRVREALVARLGSGGAFLGHPVYDSAVVATAQAVPGVDFVDLDAFGGFPEGSDPADVVRFARHPTVAAFVPALPAGPRAVRERSQSGAGAGAGAGGTPVDPGDVVDAAQAPTVLLPRGSSPAAPAPTAPPRLVLRPAQLVLLDPAVPGSLILRRIP comes from the coding sequence ATGACCGACTGCTCCGCCGGCCGACCGGGTCCGGCGCCGGTGTGGAACCGTCCCGGGCTGCCCGCGCTGTCCTACCGGGTGGGCGTCCACCGGCAGTTCCTCGACGCGATGCTGGCCCGGCTGCCCGTCACCGGCGAGGGCCCCGCGCCCCTGGAGGCGCTGACGACGCGGGAGCCGGACGACCCGTCGATCGCCCTGCTCGACGCGTGGGCCGTCGTCGCCGACGTGCTGACCTTCTATCAGGAGCGGATCGCCGACGAGGGGTTCCTGCGCACCGCGGCGGAGCACGAGTCGCTGGTACGGCTCGGGCGGCTGGTCGGACACCGGCCGCGCCCGGCGCTCGCGGCCGCCGCCCATCTCGCCTACACGCTGGATCCGGGCGCGTCGTGTGTCGTGCCGACCGGGTCGCAGGTCAAGAGCGAGCCCGAGCCCGGCGCGCTTCCGGTGGTCTTCGAGACCGCCGAGGACCTCACCGCGCGGGCGGAGTGGAACCGGCTGCCGGTGCGCGCCACCTGGCCGCCCGCCCTCACGCCCGCCGTCGCGACCCGTGTCCCGTCCCTCGACGTCGACGGGGTCCAGGCCGCCCTGCGCCCCGGTGACCGGCTGCTGTTCGTCTACCCCGACGCCCGGCTGAACCTCACGCGGGTGGTGGAGGGCGCGGAACCCGATCCGGCGCGGGGGCGGACCACCGTGGTGCTGCGGGTGCCGGACCCGCCACGGCAGCTGGACCAGGCGGTGGACGCGCTGCGGGAGGACATGGAGGACGCGGCGCGCCGGGCGCGCGCCGAGGGCCCGTTCGAGGAGCTGCTGACGTTGCTGCGCGACGTGCGGCAGCGTGCGGAGGAGCTGCGTGACCCGGACACCTTCGCGGCCCGCCTCGACCGCAGGCTGCGGCGGCTGAAGGAACGTCTCGCCGGTGTCGGCGGCGACCTGGACGCCGACAAGCTGGCCGAGCGGGCCGCCGCACGGCTGGAGACCGTCCAGGACGCCGTGCGCCGTCTGAAGGACGCGCCGGAGCGGGCTGCGGCGGCGGGGGGCCGGGCGCTGCTGCGGGACCTCGCCGACCCGGCGGGGCGGGTGCAGCATGCGGTGGACCCGCTGCTGGACGCGCTGGGCCGAGGTGCGGGCGGGGGTGCGGGGCGGGGTGCGCCGCCGCGCCGGACACCGCCCGCGGTCGCCGACGTCCTGGGCGCCGGATCCGACGCGTTGCCCCGCCTGCTCGCGGAGCACCGGCCCGACGTCGGCGCGTCCTTCTACCAGGCGCTGTCCACGGTCGCGCCCCCGGTCACCGCGCCGGGCGTGTACCGCTTCCGGGTGACGGCCGCGCCGCTGGGCGCCTCGATCCCGGACGACGCCCGCGTCCAGCGGCTGTTGCGGGGGGCGACGCCGCCGCGGGCGGAGGGCGGCGGCCCGCTGCCGCACGACGTCCTGCTCCTGGACGCGGTGCACGAGGAGATCCAGCCGGGCAGCTGGATCGCGGTGCGGGTGGCGGGCCGGTCGCGCACCCGGGTCATCCGGGTCGTCGAGGTCGGCCAGTTGTCCGTCGCCAACGACGTGGACGCCGTACGGGTGACGCGGCTGGCGCTGGCCGAGCCGTGGACCGAGGACTGCGAGGACATGACCGTGCGACGGGCCACCACGGTGTGGGCGGCGGGCGAGCCGCTCGTCCTGGCCGCCCCGCCCGATCCCACGGACGTGTCGGGCCATGCCATCGCCCTGGACGGCATGTTCGAGGGGCTGACCGCCGGCAGGCCGATCGTCGTCTCGGGGCAGCGCACGGACGTGGTGCCCGACGGCGGGCCGGGGGTGGCGGGCGCGGAGCTCGCCGTCCTGGCGGGCGTACGCCATGCCTTCGACGGGACCTCGTTCGACGACCGGGTCCGCACGACGCTGCTGCTGACCTCGCCGCTCGCGCACCGCTACCGGCGCGACAGCGTCCTCGTGCACGGCAACGTCGTCACGGCGACCGCGGGCGAGACCGTCACCGAGGTGCTCGGCAGCGGCGACGCCGGCCGGGCGGGGCAGGTGTTCTCGCTGCGGCGCGGCCCGCTGGTGTGGCTGCCGTCGGTGAACGCCGACGGCGGTGAGGAGGACCTCACCGTCCGGGTCGACGACGTGGCGTGGCGGCGGACCGCGGACCTGGGCGAGGAGGGGCCGGCCGACCAGGTGTTCCGGCTGCGCGCGGGCGCCGACGGCAGGGCGGCGGTGGAGTTCGGCGACGGCCGGCACGGCGCGCGTCCGCCGACCGGGACGGAGAACGTCACCGCCCGCTACCGCGTCGGCGGCGGCCGTGCGGGCAATGTCGCCGCCGGGCGGATCAACCAGCTGGTGAGCAGGCCGTTCGGGGTCAGCGCGGTCACCAACCCGCTGCCGGCGACGGGCGGGGCGGACGCCGACGGCCGGGCGCGGATGCGGCAGGCGATCCCGTTGCGGCTGGCCGCGTTCGACCGTCTGGTGTCGACGGTCGACTACCAGTCCTTCGCCCGTGCCTTCGCGGGGGTGGGTCAGGCGGTGGCCCACCGCTGCGTGGACGACGGCCGGCCGGTCGTGCACGTCACCGTCGTCGCCGCGGACGACGCCCCGCTGGACGCCTCCTCCCCGCTGCTGGGCGCGTTGCGCTCGGCGCTGCGCCGGTACGGCGACCCGGCGCTGCCGGTGCGGGTGGAGCCCTGTGAACGGGTCCGGCTGGTGGTGGTGCTCGGCGTCCGTACGGCCGCCGGTCATCTCCCGGAGAAGGTCGAGCAGCGGGTGCGTGAGGCGCTGGTCGCCCGGTTGGGCTCCGGCGGGGCGTTTCTGGGCCATCCGGTGTACGACAGCGCGGTCGTGGCGACCGCGCAGGCGGTGCCCGGCGTGGACTTCGTGGACCTGGACGCCTTCGGAGGGTTTCCGGAGGGCTCCGACCCGGCGGACGTCGTCCGGTTCGCGCGGCACCCCACGGTCGCCGCCTTCGTCCCGGCCCTGCCGGCCGGTCCGCGCGCGGTGCGCGAGCGCTCGCAGTCCGGCGCCGGCGCGGGCGCAGGCGCGGGAGGCACGCCGGTGGACCCGGGCGACGTCGTCGACGCGGCGCAGGCCCCCACGGTCCTGCTCCCCCGTGGGAGCTCCCCGGCCGCGCCCGCTCCTACGGCCCCGCCGCGGCTGGTGCTGCGCCCCGCCCAACTGGTGCTGCTGGACCCGGCCGTGCCCGGCTCCTTGATCCTGCGGAGGATTCCATGA